The following coding sequences lie in one Carassius gibelio isolate Cgi1373 ecotype wild population from Czech Republic chromosome A17, carGib1.2-hapl.c, whole genome shotgun sequence genomic window:
- the LOC127933582 gene encoding protein tyrosine phosphatase type IVA 2, producing MNRPAPVEITYECMRFLITHNPTNSQLAKFTEELKSFGVQTLVRVCDATYEKTPVEKEGIEVLDWPFDDGCSPPDQIVDDWLNLLKCKFKDEPGCCIAVHCVAGLGRAPVLVAIALIECGMMYEDAVEYIREKRRGAFNAKQLMYLEKYKPKMRLRFKDANGQNCCIQ from the exons ATGAATCGCCCAGCCCCTGTTGAGATCACCTACGAATGCATGAGGTTTCTCATCACCCACAATCCCACCAATTCACAGCTGGCCAAGTTTACAGAG GAACTGAAGAGTTTTGGAGTGCAGACGCTTGTCCGGGTTTGTGATGCAACTTATGAAAAAACACCAGTGGAAAAAGAAGGCATTGAAGTTTTG gaTTGGCCTTTTGATGATGGTTGTTCGCCCCCTGATCAAATTGTTGATGACTGGTTGAACCTTctcaaatgtaaatttaaagATGAACCAGGCTGTTGCATTGCAGTACATTGCGTTGCTGGATTAGGACG agctcCTGTCTTGGTGGCCATAGCCTTAATTGAATGCGGGATGATGTACGAAGATGCTGTCGAGTATATTCGTGA gaAAAGGCGTGGGGCATTTAACGCCAAACAGCTTATGTACCTTGAAAAATACAAACCCAAGATGCGCCTGCGCTTCAAGGATGCCAACGGTCAAAACTGCTGCATTCAGTAA